A section of the Armatimonadota bacterium genome encodes:
- a CDS encoding cytochrome c: MAEHAPTPEHPTRRERLPVPLLLLYALLPAWAVLYLFVVGGLVAPEVRPVARTVPGVSGIAAGPVEDGSEQVQGILAVVPQEARAARMPPVSPAALQAAGQQYATLCAVCHGPEGRGDGPAGATLNPKPMNFHARAFQERMPPGATFWVIKHGLADTPRRSGMPAFGALRDEQIWALVAYVRQLGAQQAR; encoded by the coding sequence ATGGCGGAGCACGCTCCCACGCCAGAGCATCCCACGCGGCGGGAACGGCTTCCGGTGCCGCTGCTCCTGCTCTACGCCCTCCTCCCCGCTTGGGCGGTCCTGTACCTGTTCGTGGTGGGCGGACTCGTGGCGCCGGAGGTGCGGCCCGTGGCCCGGACGGTCCCCGGCGTGAGCGGCATCGCCGCGGGCCCGGTGGAAGACGGAAGCGAGCAGGTCCAGGGAATCCTCGCGGTGGTCCCGCAGGAGGCCCGAGCCGCCCGCATGCCCCCCGTGAGCCCCGCGGCCCTGCAGGCCGCGGGGCAGCAGTACGCGACCCTGTGCGCGGTCTGCCACGGTCCGGAGGGTCGGGGGGACGGTCCCGCGGGCGCGACCTTGAACCCAAAGCCCATGAACTTCCACGCCCGCGCGTTCCAGGAACGGATGCCTCCGGGGGCGACCTTCTGGGTCATCAAGCACGGGTTGGCGGATACGCCCCGCCGCAGCGGGATGCCGGCCTTCGGGGCCCTGAGGGACGAGCAGATCTGGGCGCTTGTGGCATACGTCCGACAGCTGGGAGCCCAGCAGGCCCGATGA
- a CDS encoding sensor histidine kinase, with protein sequence MVRSFARVLRYVAEPFQRLREAMVRFAVRTTAAHLEGAVPDILRRWTQELHRRVPRYAGVPALVDEWGGQTLQLLIRVLRAEGEEEKRVLREEVHEHAHRVAAQQLQSSFSLEEILQAMSLLRGSVDAQVQAMLSQRLWVAFPPDVLFAMERIHRAVDVQMLAVGQAYLEARDRVIRQREQELEQTNRQLRTLLQEMHHRIKNNLQTLADLLYLEALSAPEEARRSLRHSMGRVKSIAAVHQMLSVEHIEEVDLYHLAERIGETIVQDLSGPGSRVSVEVRGEHLLLPSKQATSLALVLSELVTNAVQHAFNGQGGHVCITLHTRGAEVVVSVEDDGRGLPPGFDPDRDAHLGLQIVRDLVHRDLRGTFRMESQKGTRVEVRFWR encoded by the coding sequence ATGGTGCGGTCCTTCGCCCGGGTTCTTCGTTACGTGGCCGAGCCCTTCCAACGCCTGCGGGAGGCCATGGTGCGGTTTGCGGTCCGCACCACCGCGGCCCACCTGGAGGGGGCCGTTCCCGACATCCTGCGCCGGTGGACCCAGGAGCTCCACCGCCGGGTCCCCCGGTACGCGGGCGTTCCCGCCCTCGTGGACGAGTGGGGGGGCCAGACCCTGCAGCTCCTGATCCGGGTCCTGCGGGCGGAGGGAGAGGAGGAGAAGCGGGTCCTCCGGGAGGAGGTCCACGAGCACGCCCATCGGGTGGCGGCCCAGCAACTCCAGTCCAGTTTCAGTCTGGAGGAAATCCTCCAGGCCATGAGCCTGCTGCGCGGCAGCGTGGACGCTCAGGTGCAGGCCATGCTGAGCCAACGGCTGTGGGTGGCGTTCCCTCCGGATGTGCTCTTCGCCATGGAGCGCATCCACCGGGCCGTGGACGTGCAGATGCTGGCCGTGGGGCAGGCGTACCTGGAGGCCCGGGATCGGGTCATCCGGCAACGGGAGCAGGAGCTGGAGCAGACCAACCGGCAGCTGAGGACCCTGTTGCAAGAGATGCACCACCGCATCAAGAACAACCTGCAGACCCTGGCAGACCTCCTGTACCTGGAGGCCCTCTCCGCGCCCGAGGAGGCCCGCCGGAGCCTTCGCCACAGCATGGGGCGGGTGAAGAGCATCGCGGCCGTCCACCAGATGCTGAGCGTGGAACACATCGAGGAAGTGGACCTCTACCATCTCGCGGAGCGCATCGGGGAGACCATCGTGCAGGATCTCTCCGGCCCTGGAAGTCGGGTGTCCGTCGAGGTGAGAGGGGAACACCTGCTCCTGCCCAGCAAGCAGGCCACCAGCTTGGCCCTGGTTCTGAGCGAGCTCGTGACCAACGCGGTGCAGCACGCCTTCAACGGCCAGGGAGGGCACGTGTGCATCACCCTGCACACGCGGGGCGCGGAGGTGGTGGTCTCCGTGGAGGACGACGGCCGGGGGCTCCCCCCGGGATTCGACCCGGACCGGGACGCCCACCTGGGACTGCAGATCGTCCGGGACCTGGTCCACCGGGACCTGCGGGGGACGTTTCGGATGGAGAGCCAAAAGGGGACGAGGGTGGAGGTGCGGTTTTGGCGATGA
- a CDS encoding cbb3-type cytochrome c oxidase subunit II, protein MQTRAASLPLMCLVTALAGFVVTVLLPAVPPARATRTLVGEPQRGYAVYLREGCAQCHTQQVRIPEARFGVVARSGDLGEASRPGDYAHLNPTALGTVRIGPDLARVGNRITNAEELLRLLRDPRRRTPPGRMPSYAYLSDAELRALVAYLMSLK, encoded by the coding sequence ATGCAGACGCGTGCTGCCTCGCTACCCCTGATGTGCTTGGTCACCGCCCTCGCCGGGTTTGTGGTCACGGTGCTGCTCCCCGCGGTCCCCCCCGCGCGGGCGACCCGGACGCTGGTGGGGGAGCCGCAGCGGGGGTACGCGGTGTACCTCCGGGAGGGGTGCGCCCAGTGTCACACCCAGCAGGTGCGGATCCCGGAGGCCCGGTTCGGGGTGGTGGCCCGGAGCGGGGATCTCGGAGAGGCCTCCCGCCCGGGGGACTACGCACACCTGAATCCCACGGCCCTGGGAACGGTGCGGATCGGCCCGGATCTCGCGCGGGTGGGAAACCGGATCACGAACGCCGAGGAGCTTTTGCGCCTGCTCCGGGACCCCCGTCGTCGTACACCTCCGGGACGCATGCCCTCCTACGCGTACCTCTCGGACGCGGAGCTGCGGGCCCTGGTGGCCTACCTGATGAGCCTGAAGTGA
- the radC gene encoding DNA repair protein RadC: MAGLRALPPEARPRERLQSEGPEGISVRELLALVLRTGTRGVSALQLADRLLARFGGLRELGQARVEELTAVEGMGIAKAAVLVAALELGRRARLVDPSERPVIRCAQDAARVVRTKLEGREQEHFCVLLLNTRHEVVGVVEAARGGLNAASVCAREVFREAVRRGAHAVILAHNHPSGNPEPSPEDVRLTERLREAGALLGIAVLDHLVLGDGRFTSLRERGLGF; the protein is encoded by the coding sequence ATGGCAGGATTGCGCGCTCTCCCCCCTGAGGCCCGTCCCCGGGAGCGGCTTCAGAGCGAGGGGCCGGAGGGGATCAGCGTGCGGGAGCTCCTCGCCCTGGTGCTGCGCACGGGTACCCGGGGGGTCTCCGCACTCCAGCTCGCGGATCGGCTCCTCGCGCGGTTTGGGGGGCTTCGGGAGCTCGGACAGGCCCGGGTGGAGGAGTTGACGGCGGTGGAGGGGATGGGGATCGCGAAGGCCGCGGTACTGGTCGCGGCCCTGGAGCTGGGCCGGCGGGCTCGGTTGGTCGATCCTTCGGAGCGCCCCGTGATCCGTTGCGCCCAGGACGCGGCCCGGGTGGTGCGCACGAAGCTGGAGGGCCGGGAGCAGGAGCACTTCTGCGTGCTCCTCCTGAACACCAGACATGAGGTGGTGGGAGTGGTGGAGGCCGCCCGGGGAGGACTCAACGCGGCGTCCGTCTGCGCGCGGGAGGTGTTCCGGGAGGCGGTGCGTCGGGGAGCCCACGCGGTGATCCTCGCCCACAACCATCCTTCCGGGAACCCCGAGCCGAGCCCCGAAGATGTCCGACTCACGGAGCGTCTTCGGGAGGCGGGGGCCCTGTTGGGCATCGCCGTCCTCGACCACCTGGTGCTCGGCGACGGCCGGTTTACGAGCCTGCGGGAACGGGGCCTGGGGTTCTAG
- a CDS encoding rod shape-determining protein: protein MWWDGFFTRYFSRDMGIDLGTANTLVYVRGEGIVVREPSVIARRVDDGQVLAVGEEAKRMIGRTPADVQAVRPLRDGVIADFDTTAAMLAYFIRRGLRGRSFLKPRVIVGIPSGVTEVEKRAVIDATLQAGAREAYLIEEPMAAAIGAGLPVSEPVGSMIVDVGGGTTEVAVIALGGIVTSKSIRIGGDEMDEAIIQYARKAYNLLIGERTAEEIKIAVGSAYPLREEQAVDVRGRDLLTGLPRTVRMTSAEIREALNEPVTAIVEAVRQTLERTPPELAADIVERGIVLVGGGALLRGLDRLLAQETGMPVTLTDDPLSAVALGTGRALEEIDHLKKVLITTKRL from the coding sequence ATGTGGTGGGACGGATTCTTCACCCGGTACTTCTCCCGGGACATGGGAATCGACCTGGGGACCGCGAACACCCTCGTGTACGTGCGGGGAGAGGGGATCGTGGTCCGGGAGCCCTCCGTGATCGCCCGCCGGGTGGACGATGGCCAGGTCCTCGCGGTGGGGGAGGAGGCGAAGCGCATGATCGGCCGCACTCCCGCGGACGTGCAGGCGGTGCGGCCGCTCCGGGATGGCGTGATCGCGGACTTCGACACCACCGCGGCCATGCTGGCGTACTTCATCCGTCGGGGGCTTCGGGGACGGTCCTTCCTCAAGCCGCGGGTGATCGTGGGGATCCCCTCTGGGGTGACGGAGGTGGAGAAGAGGGCGGTGATCGACGCCACCCTGCAGGCGGGGGCCCGGGAGGCGTACCTCATCGAGGAGCCCATGGCCGCGGCCATCGGGGCTGGGCTGCCCGTGAGCGAGCCCGTGGGCAGCATGATCGTGGATGTGGGGGGCGGGACCACGGAGGTGGCGGTGATCGCCCTGGGCGGCATCGTCACGAGCAAGTCCATCCGCATCGGCGGGGACGAGATGGATGAGGCCATCATCCAGTACGCCCGCAAGGCCTACAACCTCCTCATCGGGGAGCGCACCGCGGAGGAGATCAAGATCGCTGTGGGAAGCGCATACCCCCTGCGGGAAGAGCAGGCGGTGGACGTCCGGGGCAGGGATCTGCTCACGGGGCTTCCGCGCACCGTGCGCATGACCAGCGCGGAGATCCGGGAGGCCCTGAACGAGCCTGTGACCGCCATCGTGGAGGCGGTGCGGCAGACCCTGGAGAGGACTCCCCCCGAGCTGGCCGCGGACATCGTGGAACGGGGCATCGTCCTGGTGGGAGGGGGGGCTCTGCTGCGGGGGCTGGATCGGTTGCTGGCCCAGGAAACAGGGATGCCCGTGACCCTCACGGACGATCCCCTGTCCGCGGTGGCCCTGGGCACCGGCCGGGCCCTGGAGGAGATCGACCACCTGAAGAAGGTGCTCATCACCACGAAGAGGCTATGA
- a CDS encoding phage holin family protein — translation MTYRFHEEVRALLRDLARLGNEHLALARAELRLALGQVVRGIALLVVAGGLLAGVLLFAPVVVTLVLSLWIPLWAAALLIFLLSLLGVVGAAWGGIRRLRAAKFVELRSVLREDLQWIRDLLRSSRESGPSEP, via the coding sequence GTGACGTACCGCTTCCACGAGGAAGTCCGGGCCCTGTTGCGGGATCTCGCGCGGCTGGGGAACGAGCACTTGGCCTTGGCCCGCGCGGAGTTGCGGCTCGCCCTGGGGCAGGTGGTGCGCGGGATTGCGCTCCTCGTGGTGGCCGGAGGTCTGTTGGCCGGCGTGCTCCTCTTCGCCCCCGTGGTGGTGACCCTGGTCCTCTCCCTGTGGATTCCCCTCTGGGCTGCAGCCCTCTTGATCTTCCTTCTGTCCCTGCTGGGGGTGGTGGGCGCGGCGTGGGGAGGCATCCGCCGACTCCGCGCGGCGAAGTTCGTGGAGCTCCGCTCCGTGCTCCGGGAGGATCTCCAGTGGATCCGGGACCTGCTGCGCTCGTCCAGAGAATCCGGGCCCTCCGAGCCGTAA
- a CDS encoding response regulator — translation MSERLRILIADDEAIRLMTLRTQLRSLGFEVVGEATDGEEAVRLAQEREPDVAILDIKMPGLDGISAAQRILQHRPIPIILLTAYSEVELVERALEAGVFAYLVKPVTEEDLLPAILLARKRFEEFRVLQGEVQDLREALEARKLIERAKGILMKRLGISEQEAFRRMQVQSQKENRKLVEIARAIITAHGVM, via the coding sequence ATGAGCGAGCGGTTGCGGATCCTCATCGCGGACGACGAGGCCATCCGCCTCATGACCCTGCGAACGCAGCTGCGGTCCTTGGGGTTCGAGGTGGTGGGGGAAGCCACGGACGGGGAGGAGGCGGTGCGGCTGGCCCAGGAGCGGGAGCCGGACGTCGCCATCCTGGACATCAAGATGCCAGGCCTGGACGGCATCTCCGCAGCCCAACGGATCCTCCAACACCGGCCCATCCCCATCATCCTCCTCACCGCCTACAGCGAGGTGGAGCTGGTGGAGCGGGCCCTGGAAGCGGGGGTCTTCGCGTACCTGGTGAAGCCGGTGACGGAGGAGGACCTCCTGCCCGCCATCCTCCTGGCCCGCAAGCGGTTCGAGGAATTCCGGGTGCTGCAGGGGGAGGTGCAGGATCTCCGGGAGGCCTTGGAGGCCCGGAAGCTCATCGAGCGGGCCAAGGGGATCCTCATGAAACGGCTGGGCATCAGCGAGCAGGAGGCCTTCCGCCGGATGCAGGTGCAAAGCCAGAAGGAGAACCGGAAGCTGGTGGAGATCGCCCGCGCCATCATCACCGCGCACGGGGTGATGTGA
- the tatA gene encoding twin-arginine translocase TatA/TatE family subunit, with the protein MPFGIGTTELVVILLIALLIFGPSRLAGIGSSLGRAIRDFRRTMREDDEGDQGKA; encoded by the coding sequence ATGCCCTTCGGGATCGGGACCACGGAGCTCGTCGTCATCCTGCTCATCGCCCTGTTGATCTTCGGACCCTCGCGGCTGGCCGGGATCGGCAGCTCCCTGGGCCGGGCGATCCGGGACTTCCGGCGGACCATGCGGGAGGACGACGAGGGGGACCAGGGCAAGGCCTAG
- the mreC gene encoding rod shape-determining protein MreC — translation MIWVTPRRRTGLLALLLVGVLVLLTGQLRAPDRRAVGRLGHAVLAVLTPMQVALDEAAETGERWWRALAEIRELRAENARLRAEVEQLRRRLADLEEARAEVARLRRLLALRAEFPTATLAARVVARDPDTWFATVLINRGGRDGVRRHDVVVTADGLVGRVLEVYPTASRVLLITDPRSAVGVLVQRTRDAAIVEGQAGPSLRLRYLPRDAAARPGDVLVTSGLGGVFPRGLRVGTIRSVFKGGLFLEAEVVPTADLGRIEEVLLLVGSGQEP, via the coding sequence ATGATCTGGGTCACCCCCCGGCGCCGCACGGGCCTTTTGGCCCTCCTGCTCGTGGGCGTCCTCGTGCTCCTCACCGGGCAGCTCCGGGCTCCGGACCGCCGGGCGGTGGGCCGGCTGGGCCATGCGGTCCTGGCCGTGCTTACACCCATGCAGGTGGCTCTAGACGAAGCCGCGGAGACCGGGGAGCGATGGTGGCGGGCCCTCGCGGAGATCCGGGAATTGCGGGCGGAGAACGCACGGCTGCGGGCGGAGGTGGAGCAGCTGCGCCGCAGGTTAGCGGACCTCGAAGAGGCGCGCGCGGAGGTGGCCCGGTTGCGCCGGCTGCTGGCCCTTCGGGCGGAATTCCCCACCGCTACCCTCGCGGCCCGGGTGGTGGCCCGAGACCCGGATACGTGGTTTGCCACCGTGCTCATCAACCGCGGGGGGCGGGACGGTGTCCGGCGCCACGACGTGGTGGTGACCGCGGATGGGCTGGTTGGACGGGTGTTGGAGGTCTACCCCACCGCCTCCCGGGTCCTCCTCATAACCGACCCCCGAAGCGCGGTGGGGGTCCTCGTGCAGAGGACCCGGGATGCGGCCATCGTGGAGGGCCAGGCAGGGCCTTCCCTGCGGCTGCGCTATCTTCCCCGGGATGCCGCGGCCCGTCCGGGAGACGTGCTGGTCACCTCAGGGCTCGGCGGGGTCTTTCCCCGGGGGTTGCGGGTGGGGACCATCCGTTCCGTATTCAAGGGTGGCCTCTTCCTGGAGGCGGAGGTGGTTCCCACCGCGGACCTGGGCCGTATCGAGGAGGTCCTGCTCCTGGTGGGTTCCGGGCAGGAGCCCTGA
- a CDS encoding polyprenyl synthetase family protein encodes MTPRVLEALYQPVREDLEALLQLLSEELAADDPFIQELVTHVLRTRGKLLRPALTFLSARAVGEPAAESRALAAAVELIHVASLIHDDVIDESPLRRGEPTANARWGNQVAVLLGDYLFAKSFHLLSRIGRETVASRMSLATVSMSQAEILQIRYGNTPHTEEGIYFRIVEGKTARLIASACACGALLAGAEEAVAERLDRFGLHWGIAFQITDDALDLLSDPETLGKPIGSDIRSGKMTLPLIHALRHARDGDRARLVRLIQEGDVEGLRQELLRYGSFAYAREAARRHAEWALEALRTLPAAPARDSLIGLTEFVLIRDR; translated from the coding sequence ATGACCCCGCGTGTCCTTGAAGCCCTCTACCAGCCCGTGCGGGAGGACCTGGAAGCCCTCCTCCAGTTGCTCTCGGAGGAGCTGGCGGCGGACGATCCCTTCATCCAGGAGCTGGTCACCCACGTCCTCCGGACCCGGGGCAAGCTCCTCCGTCCCGCCCTCACCTTCCTCAGCGCCCGGGCCGTGGGAGAACCTGCCGCGGAAAGCCGGGCCCTGGCCGCGGCGGTGGAGCTCATCCACGTGGCGAGCCTGATCCACGACGACGTCATCGACGAATCCCCCCTGCGGCGGGGCGAGCCCACCGCGAACGCCCGGTGGGGAAACCAGGTGGCGGTCCTGCTGGGGGATTACCTGTTCGCCAAGTCTTTCCACCTGCTCTCCCGCATCGGCCGGGAGACCGTGGCGAGCCGCATGTCCCTCGCCACGGTCTCCATGAGCCAGGCGGAGATCCTGCAGATCCGGTACGGGAACACCCCGCACACGGAGGAGGGCATCTACTTCCGCATCGTGGAGGGGAAGACCGCCCGGCTCATCGCCTCCGCGTGCGCCTGTGGAGCCCTCCTGGCGGGGGCGGAGGAGGCGGTGGCGGAGCGCCTGGACCGGTTCGGGCTCCACTGGGGGATCGCCTTCCAGATCACGGACGACGCCCTGGATCTGCTGAGTGATCCGGAGACCCTCGGGAAACCCATCGGCAGCGACATCCGGTCGGGGAAGATGACCCTCCCCCTCATCCACGCCCTCCGGCATGCCCGGGATGGAGACCGCGCGCGTCTGGTGCGCCTCATCCAGGAGGGGGACGTGGAGGGCCTGCGCCAGGAGCTCCTGCGGTACGGCTCCTTCGCCTATGCCCGGGAAGCCGCCCGTCGGCACGCGGAGTGGGCCCTGGAAGCGCTCCGGACCCTCCCCGCGGCCCCTGCCCGCGACAGCCTCATCGGCCTCACGGAGTTCGTCCTGATCCGGGACCGCTGA
- the mreD gene encoding rod shape-determining protein MreD, producing the protein MGQLRQAGWVGIWLIGAAVIEPVLVRRLPSGRMDLVLLVVVTWALLRGPEAGAGVGLAGGLLQDLLSGHALGLLAGPKILVGFLCGMWRDVVQPGGAGIPALAALGAFLVDILASWGVRALVGWPVGWVRPGEILLLACSHAAMAPLVYWAVRRGPGVGRVGRAASR; encoded by the coding sequence ATGGGCCAGCTGCGGCAGGCAGGTTGGGTCGGGATCTGGTTGATCGGGGCCGCGGTGATCGAACCGGTCCTGGTCCGCCGGCTCCCCTCCGGTCGGATGGATCTCGTCCTCCTGGTGGTGGTGACGTGGGCTCTTCTCCGCGGACCGGAGGCGGGCGCGGGAGTGGGCTTGGCGGGCGGGCTGCTCCAGGATCTTCTGAGCGGCCACGCCCTCGGCCTACTCGCGGGTCCGAAGATCCTCGTGGGGTTCCTCTGCGGTATGTGGAGGGACGTGGTTCAACCTGGGGGCGCAGGGATCCCGGCCCTGGCGGCCCTGGGAGCCTTCCTGGTAGACATCCTCGCATCGTGGGGAGTGCGCGCCCTCGTGGGGTGGCCGGTGGGATGGGTAAGACCCGGGGAGATCTTGCTCCTCGCTTGCTCCCACGCGGCGATGGCGCCCCTCGTCTACTGGGCAGTTCGGAGAGGGCCGGGCGTCGGGAGGGTCGGCCGTGCGGCTTCCCGTTGA
- a CDS encoding DUF4321 domain-containing protein, which yields MARRGRRAWGALLLVVLLGGVVGHVLAESVRNLPGLSFLARTVEVGIEPPLRLDLSLLSLTFGTVLRLNLAILIGVVLALWVWRLV from the coding sequence ATGGCACGGCGGGGCCGGCGTGCGTGGGGGGCGCTGCTCCTGGTGGTCCTCCTGGGGGGGGTCGTGGGGCATGTGCTGGCGGAGTCGGTGCGCAACCTCCCGGGCCTTTCCTTCCTCGCCCGCACCGTGGAAGTCGGGATTGAACCTCCCCTCCGTCTGGACCTCTCCCTTCTCTCCCTGACCTTCGGAACGGTCCTCCGGCTGAACCTCGCCATCCTCATCGGGGTGGTCCTGGCCCTCTGGGTTTGGCGCCTGGTTTAG
- the mrdA gene encoding penicillin-binding protein 2, giving the protein MRLPVEERPARRIAVLAAVLTGALGLLGLRLWQLQVLQGAYYDQLAQGNRLRINRLPAPRGLILDRRGIPLVTNRPSFSVAVLPMALGDRRRVLEALSRLLGVPEVEILQKLRGAPPFALVRIQRDVGIRVLTTLEEWRTDLRGVAVIADPLRSYPHGTLAAHVLGYLGEISGPELERLRPWGYEMGDLIGKAGVERQYDRLLRGEDGEQVVEVDAAGRPLRVLRQQEGRPGNTVVLTLDLRLQEAAERALGARPGAVVAMDPRTGEILAMASWPSYDPNLFAVGIPPETWRRIAGDRRTPLLNRALATAYEPGSVFKVVTGLAALRTRAADAGSTFLCPGSLTLGGRVFRDLRAHGRVTFRSGVAQSCNVMFWQLGLRVGPIQLARMARSLGFGERTGVDLPGEVEGIVPTPEYKRQVFGEPWYPGDTLNMAIGQGFTLVTPLQVARMMAAVANGGEVLQPRLLRSVLSPEGRVLYTSKPVVLRRLSLPPEVWTAIREGLAAVVEEGTGRAAAVEGIRVAGKTGSAETSRGRPHAWFAGYAPAEDPRLVVVVLVEHGARGGIAAAPIARQVIQAWKHLYAPTEAAAGRP; this is encoded by the coding sequence GTGCGGCTTCCCGTTGAGGAACGGCCGGCCCGCCGCATCGCCGTCCTCGCGGCGGTGCTCACGGGAGCCCTGGGGCTGCTGGGGCTGCGGCTCTGGCAGTTGCAGGTCCTCCAGGGCGCATACTACGACCAGCTGGCCCAAGGAAACCGGCTCCGGATCAACCGCCTGCCAGCTCCCCGGGGGCTGATCCTGGACCGTCGGGGAATCCCGCTGGTGACCAATCGCCCCTCCTTCTCCGTGGCCGTCCTCCCCATGGCGCTCGGGGATCGAAGACGGGTGCTGGAAGCCCTGAGTCGGCTCCTGGGAGTGCCTGAGGTGGAGATCCTGCAGAAGCTGCGTGGAGCCCCTCCCTTTGCCCTCGTGCGGATCCAGCGGGACGTGGGGATCCGCGTCCTCACCACCCTGGAGGAGTGGCGCACGGATCTCCGGGGGGTGGCGGTGATCGCGGATCCCCTTCGATCCTATCCCCACGGCACCCTGGCGGCCCATGTCCTCGGCTACCTGGGCGAGATCAGCGGACCGGAGCTGGAGCGTCTCCGGCCGTGGGGATACGAGATGGGGGACCTCATCGGGAAGGCGGGAGTGGAGCGGCAATACGACCGGCTGCTGCGGGGCGAGGACGGGGAGCAGGTGGTGGAGGTAGACGCCGCGGGACGTCCCCTGCGGGTGCTCCGCCAGCAGGAGGGAAGGCCCGGGAACACCGTGGTGCTGACCCTCGATCTCCGCCTGCAGGAGGCGGCGGAGCGGGCCCTGGGCGCGCGTCCGGGGGCCGTGGTGGCCATGGATCCTCGGACCGGCGAGATCCTGGCCATGGCCAGCTGGCCCTCCTACGATCCCAACCTCTTCGCGGTGGGGATCCCTCCCGAGACGTGGCGGCGGATCGCGGGCGACCGGAGGACTCCCCTTCTGAACCGCGCGCTCGCCACCGCGTACGAGCCAGGCTCCGTGTTCAAGGTGGTTACCGGACTCGCTGCGCTGCGCACCCGGGCCGCGGATGCGGGCAGTACCTTTCTCTGCCCCGGAAGCCTGACCCTGGGAGGGCGCGTTTTCCGAGACCTGCGGGCCCACGGAAGGGTGACCTTCCGCTCCGGGGTCGCCCAGTCCTGTAACGTGATGTTCTGGCAGCTGGGTCTCCGGGTAGGGCCCATCCAGCTCGCCCGGATGGCCCGATCCCTGGGATTCGGGGAACGGACGGGAGTGGACCTGCCCGGGGAGGTGGAGGGGATCGTGCCAACCCCGGAGTACAAGCGGCAGGTGTTCGGGGAGCCGTGGTATCCCGGGGACACCCTGAACATGGCCATCGGGCAGGGATTTACCCTCGTCACGCCCCTCCAGGTGGCCCGGATGATGGCCGCGGTGGCCAACGGCGGGGAGGTGCTGCAGCCCCGCCTCCTCCGGTCCGTCCTCTCCCCGGAGGGCAGGGTCCTGTATACCTCCAAGCCCGTGGTGCTCCGTCGCCTCTCCCTCCCCCCCGAGGTCTGGACGGCCATCCGGGAGGGTCTGGCGGCCGTGGTGGAGGAGGGGACCGGACGGGCCGCGGCGGTGGAAGGGATTCGGGTGGCCGGAAAAACGGGGAGCGCGGAAACCTCCCGCGGCAGGCCGCACGCGTGGTTCGCGGGGTATGCCCCCGCGGAAGATCCCCGCCTCGTGGTGGTGGTGTTGGTGGAGCACGGGGCTCGAGGCGGGATCGCCGCTGCGCCCATCGCACGTCAGGTGATCCAGGCGTGGAAGCATCTGTACGCACCAACGGAAGCAGCGGCTGGCCGTCCCTAG